A region from the Natronorubrum halophilum genome encodes:
- the gpmI gene encoding 2,3-bisphosphoglycerate-independent phosphoglycerate mutase, with amino-acid sequence MDAALIILDGWGLGDGTSRDAVDAAETPTFDSLAESGAYGSLEVAGRRVGLPEGQMGNSEVGHLNIGAGRVVHQEYTRISDSIADGSFRENDAINAAFEHARENGGRVHFLGLVSDGGVHSDHEHLHALIALAADRDVEAVTHAFTDGRDTSPTGGREYLADLESVVAEHGTGDVATVSGRYYAMDRDQNWERTKRVYDAIVERETEWTAESAVDAVEASYDRGETDEFVEPTAVDGQPALEDGDSVVWFNFRSDRARQLTRMLADIRSEDWADEFETDPPKTEVVMLTQYDETFDLPIAYPPNQPEQVLGEVLADAGKTQLRIAESEKYAHVTYFLNGGREVEFDGETRRIVESPDVPTYDLQPEMSAPEVTDTAIDTIESDDPDVLVLNYANPDMVGHTGDYEAAIEAVEAVDAELGRLTDALRAAGAHVIVTADHGNADDMGTEEDPHTAHTYNLVPVVYVAPDGTAGGERTGDGSRSSSEQRSDGGRTIHEGGTLADIAPTILELIDLEQPPEMTGESLLE; translated from the coding sequence ATGGATGCAGCGCTGATCATCCTCGACGGGTGGGGACTCGGCGATGGAACGAGCAGAGACGCCGTCGACGCGGCCGAAACGCCGACGTTCGACTCGCTCGCGGAGTCGGGCGCGTACGGCTCGCTCGAGGTCGCGGGTCGACGGGTCGGCCTCCCTGAGGGCCAGATGGGCAACAGCGAGGTCGGCCACCTCAACATCGGGGCTGGGCGCGTGGTCCACCAGGAGTACACCCGCATCTCGGATTCCATTGCGGACGGATCCTTCCGGGAAAACGACGCGATCAATGCGGCATTTGAGCACGCCCGCGAAAACGGGGGTCGCGTCCACTTCCTCGGACTCGTCAGCGACGGCGGGGTTCACTCGGATCACGAGCACCTGCACGCGCTGATCGCGTTGGCCGCGGATCGCGACGTCGAGGCCGTCACGCATGCCTTCACCGACGGACGGGATACGTCGCCGACCGGCGGTCGAGAGTACCTCGCGGACCTCGAGTCGGTCGTCGCCGAACACGGCACGGGCGACGTGGCGACGGTCTCGGGCCGGTACTACGCGATGGATCGCGACCAGAACTGGGAGCGCACGAAGCGAGTCTACGACGCGATCGTCGAGCGCGAGACCGAGTGGACCGCCGAGTCGGCCGTCGACGCCGTCGAGGCGTCGTACGATCGCGGCGAGACGGACGAGTTCGTCGAACCGACCGCCGTCGACGGTCAACCCGCACTCGAGGATGGCGACTCGGTCGTCTGGTTCAACTTCCGCTCGGACCGCGCTCGGCAACTCACGCGGATGCTCGCGGACATTCGTTCGGAGGATTGGGCGGACGAGTTCGAGACCGACCCGCCGAAGACGGAGGTCGTGATGTTGACCCAGTACGACGAGACGTTCGATCTCCCGATCGCCTATCCGCCGAACCAGCCCGAACAGGTGCTCGGCGAGGTGCTCGCCGACGCGGGAAAGACGCAGCTTCGGATCGCCGAGTCGGAGAAGTACGCCCACGTCACCTACTTCCTGAACGGCGGCCGCGAGGTCGAGTTCGACGGCGAAACTCGACGGATCGTCGAGAGTCCCGACGTGCCGACCTACGACCTCCAGCCCGAGATGAGCGCACCCGAGGTGACCGACACGGCGATCGATACCATCGAATCGGACGATCCGGACGTCCTCGTGCTCAACTACGCCAATCCCGACATGGTCGGCCACACGGGCGACTACGAGGCCGCCATCGAGGCCGTCGAAGCCGTCGACGCGGAACTCGGTCGGCTCACGGACGCGCTCCGAGCGGCCGGCGCGCACGTCATCGTCACCGCGGATCACGGCAACGCCGACGATATGGGGACTGAGGAGGACCCGCACACCGCACACACGTACAACCTCGTACCGGTCGTCTACGTGGCTCCCGATGGCACTGCCGGCGGTGAGCGAACCGGCGACGGTTCGCGATCCTCGTCGGAGCAGCGCTCCGACGGCGGTCGAACGATCCACGAGGGCGGCACGCTCGCCGACATCGCGCCGACGATCCTCGAGTTGATCGACCTCGAGCAGCCGCCCGAGATGACCGGCGAATCGCTGCTCGAGTAG
- a CDS encoding cohesin domain-containing protein, which translates to MNGSSGHRDRHTRKCDTTTRTRAARPLHALIPRTPPKFTGTETNANEFAGQQFTDSHETVTQRTDDRERCQLLLVATAVALLVVSALGIAVGTALAGDQVAVITPSPHSVEADPGEEFTIEVEMVSDGGHGGEGVEAVDLVAQYHPDYLEITDIEAGPWLEQGEETDVHVETGLTHEEGTAVLNQYRAPAANGATGTGELATLTVAVAEDADPADAVISFDESSVQLVREWPLPIHEQGVTVEIDGGGEDVSSFYNPDPDEIETTETDDEAVTDSESTDDSVPGFTGGLAALLAIGGTFVVARGARRTRSRD; encoded by the coding sequence GTGAACGGTAGTAGTGGCCATCGAGACCGTCACACGCGCAAGTGCGACACGACGACGCGGACGAGAGCGGCGAGACCGCTGCACGCACTGATACCGAGGACACCGCCTAAGTTCACGGGTACTGAAACGAACGCAAACGAGTTCGCCGGACAGCAGTTCACCGACTCACATGAGACAGTTACCCAGCGGACGGACGATCGCGAGCGGTGCCAGCTACTGCTCGTCGCGACGGCCGTCGCCCTACTCGTCGTCTCGGCGCTCGGAATCGCCGTCGGGACGGCCCTCGCCGGCGATCAGGTTGCGGTCATCACGCCGTCGCCGCACTCCGTCGAGGCCGACCCCGGCGAGGAGTTCACGATCGAGGTGGAGATGGTCAGCGACGGCGGACACGGCGGCGAGGGCGTCGAAGCCGTCGATCTCGTCGCCCAGTACCATCCCGACTACCTCGAGATCACGGATATCGAGGCGGGGCCGTGGCTCGAGCAGGGGGAAGAGACCGACGTCCACGTCGAGACGGGACTCACGCACGAGGAGGGGACGGCGGTCCTCAACCAGTACCGAGCGCCCGCCGCCAACGGGGCGACGGGTACCGGCGAACTCGCCACGTTGACCGTCGCGGTCGCCGAAGACGCCGACCCCGCGGACGCGGTTATCTCCTTCGACGAGAGCAGCGTGCAACTCGTCCGCGAATGGCCGTTGCCGATCCACGAGCAGGGCGTCACCGTCGAGATCGACGGCGGCGGCGAGGACGTCTCGTCGTTCTACAATCCGGATCCGGACGAAATCGAGACGACGGAAACGGACGACGAAGCCGTCACCGATAGCGAATCCACCGACGACTCGGTGCCCGGGTTTACGGGCGGCCTCGCGGCGCTGCTCGCCATCGGTGGTACATTCGTCGTCGCTCGAGGGGCGCGTCGAACTCGAAGTCGGGACTAA
- a CDS encoding cation:proton antiporter domain-containing protein: MEIIEPLGHHELYLVIVQLAVLLFVARILGEAFSSIGQPAVVGELLAGVVLGPSLLGFVAPGVYETLFVVSESQFHLLEIVSWIGLIMLLVVTGLETDIDLIISKGRTAIFLSLGGIVVPFTTGFLLGWYLPTEFIASPDQRVVFSLFIATAMSISAIPVIAKILIELDVIRRDIGQLILAAGMVDDTIGWILLATVAGLARTGVVDLGSAATTVLSVLVFLGVAFTVGRRLIASTIRWVDNAIGSDTALLSTLMIFTLAAGAITQYMGLEAILGAFVVGILVGQVKRFDYQVRHTFETMTLSVFAPLFFAIAGLRMDVSSLTDPTVFTVGLVVLVVACVGKFGGIMGVSGLAGLSKWEGVTIGGGMNARGAMEIIVATIGLGLGILTTNMYSIIVMVAIVTSLMAPAIMRWSIPKIEMGAEERTRIEREEYLQDSFVNNLTRVLLPTRGTVDTRYAARLISPLLRHLQTDIDLLCVTNSDALRSTRSRSRNWLRHPFLARERNRSEKTGPKQQIESDEAESTFTRVESRLGEQEGTIRRLIQETNESVADTILENVNAGYDLVVLGERTLGSNPNKPLFSTTVDHVVQETPCPAMVVSTSEAMKREPALVDEPIRRILLPVIGTQASRHAAEVAFTIAVEENALVEIAHVVAGPQSGDQFTGRASLSQEIEIGNQIVDREAELGRQLGAKVVTTVTVSDTPGSELVDIADRNDADVILMGSNTRPVTHRAFFGPNVEYVVRNATCPVAVLSSL; encoded by the coding sequence ATGGAAATTATCGAACCGCTCGGCCACCACGAGCTTTACCTCGTTATCGTACAGCTCGCCGTGTTGCTCTTCGTCGCACGGATACTGGGCGAAGCGTTCAGTTCGATCGGTCAGCCGGCGGTCGTCGGCGAACTCCTCGCGGGCGTGGTCCTCGGACCCTCGCTGCTGGGGTTCGTCGCACCGGGCGTGTACGAGACGCTGTTCGTGGTTTCGGAGAGCCAGTTTCACCTCCTCGAGATCGTCTCCTGGATCGGCCTCATCATGTTGCTGGTCGTTACCGGCCTCGAGACGGACATCGACCTGATTATCAGTAAAGGGCGAACGGCGATCTTCCTCTCGCTCGGCGGTATCGTGGTGCCCTTTACGACCGGCTTCCTGCTGGGGTGGTACCTTCCGACCGAATTCATCGCGTCGCCGGACCAGCGGGTCGTGTTCAGCCTGTTTATCGCCACCGCGATGAGCATCTCCGCGATTCCGGTCATCGCGAAAATACTCATCGAACTGGACGTTATTCGTCGGGATATCGGACAACTAATTCTCGCAGCGGGGATGGTCGACGATACGATCGGATGGATCCTGCTGGCGACCGTCGCCGGACTCGCTCGAACGGGCGTCGTCGACCTCGGTTCGGCCGCAACGACCGTTCTTTCGGTACTCGTCTTTCTCGGCGTCGCGTTCACCGTCGGCCGACGCCTGATCGCGAGCACGATCAGATGGGTCGACAACGCCATCGGGAGCGATACCGCGTTGCTGTCGACGCTGATGATCTTTACACTCGCCGCGGGAGCGATCACCCAGTACATGGGCCTCGAGGCGATCCTCGGCGCGTTCGTCGTCGGCATACTGGTCGGCCAGGTGAAACGCTTCGACTACCAGGTTCGACACACCTTCGAGACGATGACCCTCTCCGTCTTTGCGCCGCTGTTCTTCGCGATCGCGGGGTTGCGGATGGACGTTTCGTCGTTGACCGATCCGACCGTCTTCACCGTCGGTCTCGTCGTCCTCGTCGTCGCGTGCGTCGGAAAATTCGGCGGTATCATGGGCGTCTCGGGACTGGCCGGACTCTCGAAGTGGGAGGGGGTGACGATCGGCGGCGGCATGAACGCTCGAGGGGCGATGGAGATTATCGTCGCCACGATCGGGCTCGGGCTCGGAATCCTGACGACGAACATGTACAGCATTATCGTCATGGTCGCCATCGTGACGTCGCTGATGGCCCCCGCGATCATGCGCTGGTCGATTCCGAAGATCGAAATGGGTGCGGAGGAGCGGACCCGAATCGAACGCGAGGAGTATTTACAGGACAGCTTCGTCAACAATCTCACTCGAGTGTTGTTGCCGACGCGGGGAACCGTCGATACGCGGTACGCCGCCCGGCTGATCAGCCCGTTGCTCCGGCACCTCCAGACCGATATCGATCTCCTCTGTGTCACGAACTCTGACGCGTTGAGAAGCACACGCAGTCGGTCTCGGAACTGGCTCAGGCATCCCTTCCTCGCTCGAGAGCGGAACCGATCGGAGAAGACGGGACCGAAACAGCAAATCGAGTCCGACGAGGCCGAGTCGACTTTCACGCGGGTTGAAAGCAGACTGGGGGAACAAGAAGGGACGATCAGACGGCTCATACAGGAAACCAACGAGAGCGTGGCGGACACCATTCTGGAGAACGTGAACGCCGGATACGACCTGGTGGTTCTCGGCGAACGAACCCTCGGTAGCAACCCCAACAAGCCGCTGTTTAGCACGACCGTCGATCACGTCGTCCAGGAGACGCCGTGTCCGGCCATGGTCGTTAGCACGTCGGAAGCCATGAAACGAGAGCCGGCGCTGGTAGACGAACCGATCCGACGGATTCTGTTGCCCGTGATCGGGACCCAGGCGAGTCGACACGCCGCCGAAGTCGCGTTTACCATCGCAGTCGAGGAAAACGCCCTGGTCGAAATCGCGCACGTCGTCGCCGGCCCGCAATCGGGCGACCAGTTCACCGGAAGAGCCTCCCTCTCTCAAGAGATAGAGATCGGCAATCAGATCGTCGACCGCGAGGCCGAACTCGGTCGACAACTCGGCGCAAAGGTCGTGACCACGGTCACGGTATCGGATACCCCCGGTTCGGAACTCGTCGACATCGCTGATCGTAACGACGCCGACGTGATCCTGATGGGATCGAACACGCGACCGGTAACTCATCGAGCGTTCTTCGGCCCCAACGTCGAGTACGTGGTTCGCAACGCGACCTGTCCGGTGGCGGTGCTTAGCTCACTGTGA
- a CDS encoding DUF7344 domain-containing protein: protein MSSDVHFGGDGRRGPLENVPTECYDVLCHPQRVRLLDILGDHQTRLSLASLTTELIENGQFDVSNGRARHEVRIDLVHNHLPRLAEYNIVEWDAETGVELADEPPVHPNDLSTLLDLYESENGDQLLEALVHPVRMHVLSSLAEHDRPLSVEQLASTVASQDVDSLSDPERAKLSLYHAHLPLLADIGVLEFDHESGLVTRHEKTMSTVQISD, encoded by the coding sequence ATGAGTTCGGATGTTCACTTCGGCGGAGACGGGAGACGGGGCCCACTGGAAAACGTCCCGACGGAGTGTTACGATGTGCTTTGTCATCCACAGCGAGTCCGTCTCCTCGATATTCTCGGCGACCATCAGACCCGGCTATCACTGGCGTCGCTTACGACGGAGCTCATCGAGAACGGGCAGTTCGACGTCTCGAACGGACGGGCGCGACACGAGGTCCGAATCGATCTCGTTCACAATCATCTGCCGCGACTGGCCGAGTACAACATCGTCGAGTGGGACGCCGAAACCGGTGTCGAACTCGCCGACGAACCGCCGGTCCATCCGAACGACCTCTCGACGCTGCTCGACCTCTACGAGAGCGAAAACGGCGATCAGCTGCTCGAGGCGCTCGTCCACCCGGTTCGGATGCACGTGCTCTCGAGTCTGGCGGAGCACGACCGACCGCTGTCCGTCGAACAACTCGCATCGACCGTCGCCTCCCAGGACGTCGACTCGCTCTCCGACCCCGAACGCGCGAAGCTCTCGCTCTACCACGCGCACCTCCCGTTGCTGGCGGACATTGGCGTCCTCGAGTTCGATCACGAGTCCGGGCTGGTCACACGACACGAGAAGACGATGTCGACCGTCCAGATCTCCGACTAG
- a CDS encoding DNA double-strand break repair nuclease NurA, with amino-acid sequence MTLDPVHFDGIARLARRIDHGADERDRRAFAETVWESFLDPLADDGRTVVEPVDERVRRHVDCEDVALHDRPFPTENGLDAGTINPTTFKNGLVIDIAQAAMSATPSDLDLHRSRTTVMTVHSNDTTMTVDETWGKFDAGYSQSRAVKIPPLPRFAEGVVHALALYLAESKHARDHAADVEDLLVLDGPLYPRGLLRWADQHPDLADFLIEDPRPTTVLENYIRLVERFIDRGVPLVGFVKNPATRVITRTLKNKREIDVSTPWNDDSALFTRLLERGEYVDDIDGTRWERDESALTYTNWFRSRGGVDRPLSVDGDALGVERERPLEDYEVTFFVVYDPRDDLVYRVEAPYAFTRDPETRDRLTIQLLQDVAIAHGPPTIVEKADELARISRSEKASLRETLETQFDTSQDRTYDDHRWNVE; translated from the coding sequence ATGACGCTCGATCCGGTCCACTTCGACGGCATCGCGCGACTCGCGAGGCGGATCGATCACGGGGCTGACGAGCGCGACCGCCGCGCGTTCGCCGAGACGGTCTGGGAATCGTTTCTCGACCCGCTCGCGGACGACGGCCGGACGGTCGTCGAACCGGTCGACGAACGGGTTCGTCGGCACGTCGACTGCGAAGACGTCGCCCTCCACGATCGGCCGTTCCCGACCGAGAACGGGCTCGACGCGGGGACGATCAATCCGACGACGTTCAAAAACGGCCTCGTCATCGACATCGCCCAGGCGGCGATGAGCGCGACGCCGAGCGATCTCGACCTCCACCGCTCCCGGACCACCGTGATGACGGTCCACTCGAACGACACGACGATGACGGTCGACGAGACGTGGGGAAAATTCGACGCGGGCTACAGCCAGAGCCGCGCCGTGAAGATTCCACCCCTCCCGCGATTCGCCGAGGGCGTCGTCCACGCGCTCGCGCTCTACCTCGCCGAGAGCAAACACGCCCGCGATCACGCCGCGGACGTCGAAGACCTCCTGGTGCTCGACGGCCCGCTCTACCCGCGCGGACTGCTCCGCTGGGCGGATCAACACCCCGACCTCGCTGACTTCCTGATCGAGGATCCGCGGCCGACGACGGTCCTCGAGAACTACATCCGACTGGTCGAGCGGTTCATCGATCGGGGCGTTCCCCTCGTGGGATTCGTCAAGAATCCGGCGACGCGCGTGATCACGCGAACGCTGAAAAACAAGCGGGAGATCGACGTGAGTACGCCGTGGAACGACGACTCGGCCCTGTTTACGCGATTGCTCGAGCGCGGCGAGTACGTCGACGATATCGACGGCACGCGCTGGGAACGGGACGAGTCGGCGCTGACCTACACCAACTGGTTCCGCTCTCGAGGCGGCGTCGATCGACCGCTGTCGGTCGACGGCGACGCGCTCGGCGTCGAGCGCGAACGGCCGCTCGAGGACTACGAGGTGACCTTTTTCGTCGTCTACGACCCGCGCGACGACCTCGTCTATCGGGTCGAGGCGCCCTACGCGTTCACCCGCGATCCGGAGACGCGCGATCGGCTGACGATCCAGCTGTTACAGGACGTCGCGATCGCCCACGGACCGCCGACGATCGTCGAGAAGGCCGACGAACTCGCTCGAATCAGCCGCTCGGAGAAGGCGTCGCTCCGCGAAACGCTCGAGACGCAGTTCGACACGTCTCAGGACCGGACCTACGACGATCACCGATGGAACGTGGAGTAG
- a CDS encoding DUF7113 family protein, translating to MILVRGRAGGTELTGTLYERGERAPSFRGAPDEDAAYVWVCDEFYEVDSGGSTQLVDGREVNLAFESPMPRGFDTREQALDGAREHVRTQFARIGIDPTAVALEVEKDASETGD from the coding sequence ATGATACTGGTACGCGGTCGTGCCGGCGGAACCGAACTCACCGGCACGCTGTACGAACGGGGCGAACGAGCGCCGTCGTTCCGCGGCGCTCCGGACGAAGACGCCGCGTACGTCTGGGTCTGTGACGAGTTCTACGAGGTCGACAGCGGCGGTTCGACGCAGCTCGTCGACGGCCGCGAAGTAAATCTCGCGTTCGAGTCGCCCATGCCGCGCGGATTCGACACCCGCGAACAGGCCCTCGACGGGGCGAGAGAACACGTCCGGACGCAGTTCGCTCGAATCGGCATCGACCCCACGGCCGTGGCCCTCGAGGTCGAAAAGGACGCGTCCGAGACGGGCGATTAG
- a CDS encoding NAD(P)H-dependent oxidoreductase: MNVLIILGHPRTDSLCGALAEAYRDGALEAGVEVRELAVADCEFDPDVRAESPADQRMEPDLREAQERIRWADHLVFVYPNWWGTMPARLKGFFDRVFTPGFAFFEYDEGEGAGHEELLSGRTAELIVTMDMPPWVYRWIYRQPGNNAVKRATLGYAGVRTTRITNLGPVESSTPEEREGWLEKATRLGRGLATGPESRSTRVRQTATAWLKALRLQFYPMSWVAYTIGALAAAGSSAVLSSPVYWLGFAFLFFLEAATVLSNEYVDYPSDRENGFAGPFTGGSQVLVDGELNFADLRRGIGVALLLAVAFGGVAVAVGPGSPVAAAAVMAVLGLLALGYTIPPLELSYRTLGELDVAVTHSVGVLICGFVLLGGAATDPLPWLLSIPFLLSVLPSITLAGVPDRAADRAVGKETIAVRFGIDGAATVAMATAILASLTAIVWVASGVAGGAYGPLVLLSVPHASGLVWLLQNRLRGRSEPARIDGLMVASLGFLVWFGVVPLLNLV; encoded by the coding sequence ATGAATGTCTTGATCATCCTCGGTCATCCCCGAACCGACAGTCTCTGCGGCGCGCTAGCCGAGGCCTACCGAGACGGAGCGCTCGAGGCCGGCGTCGAGGTCCGAGAGCTCGCCGTCGCCGACTGCGAGTTCGATCCCGACGTTCGCGCGGAGTCGCCCGCCGACCAGCGAATGGAACCCGATCTCCGCGAGGCCCAGGAGCGGATTCGCTGGGCGGACCACCTCGTCTTCGTCTATCCGAACTGGTGGGGAACCATGCCGGCGCGGCTCAAGGGTTTCTTCGACCGGGTCTTTACGCCGGGCTTCGCGTTCTTCGAGTACGACGAGGGAGAGGGTGCGGGCCACGAGGAACTGCTTTCCGGTAGAACCGCCGAACTGATCGTCACGATGGACATGCCGCCGTGGGTCTACCGCTGGATCTATCGCCAGCCGGGCAACAACGCCGTCAAACGCGCGACGCTGGGCTACGCTGGCGTTCGAACCACGCGGATTACGAACCTCGGCCCGGTCGAATCGTCGACCCCCGAGGAGCGCGAGGGGTGGCTCGAGAAGGCGACTCGGCTAGGCCGAGGGCTCGCCACCGGCCCGGAGTCTCGGTCGACTCGAGTCCGGCAGACGGCGACCGCGTGGCTGAAAGCCCTGCGACTGCAGTTCTATCCGATGTCGTGGGTGGCGTACACCATCGGCGCGCTGGCGGCGGCGGGCTCGAGCGCCGTGCTCTCGTCACCGGTCTACTGGCTCGGATTCGCCTTTCTGTTCTTCCTCGAGGCGGCGACCGTCCTGAGCAACGAGTACGTCGACTATCCCTCCGACCGCGAGAACGGGTTCGCCGGACCGTTCACCGGCGGCTCTCAGGTACTGGTGGACGGCGAACTGAACTTCGCCGACCTCCGGCGCGGAATCGGGGTCGCGCTCCTGCTGGCCGTTGCGTTCGGCGGCGTTGCCGTCGCGGTCGGTCCCGGCTCACCCGTCGCTGCAGCGGCCGTCATGGCCGTTCTCGGGCTGCTGGCGCTGGGATACACGATCCCGCCGCTCGAGCTATCGTACCGCACGCTCGGGGAACTGGACGTGGCCGTCACCCACAGCGTCGGCGTGTTGATCTGCGGCTTCGTCCTCCTCGGCGGCGCGGCGACCGATCCGCTGCCGTGGCTTCTCTCGATCCCGTTCTTGCTGTCGGTGCTTCCGTCGATCACGCTGGCGGGCGTTCCGGATCGCGCCGCGGACCGCGCCGTCGGCAAGGAAACGATCGCCGTCCGCTTCGGCATCGACGGCGCTGCGACGGTCGCGATGGCGACCGCGATACTCGCCAGCCTGACGGCGATCGTCTGGGTGGCGTCGGGCGTGGCCGGCGGCGCCTACGGGCCGCTCGTCCTCCTCAGCGTTCCCCACGCGTCCGGACTCGTCTGGCTCCTGCAGAATCGGTTGCGCGGTCGGAGCGAGCCCGCGCGTATCGACGGGCTGATGGTCGCCTCGCTGGGGTTTCTGGTCTGGTTCGGCGTCGTCCCGCTGCTCAACCTCGTCTGA
- a CDS encoding ATP-binding protein, which translates to MTDLGDFGEFNADADADSGATGDLSSDTGVSSSSETSADDSTGTNAGTNEEFEPTPVEPRGEDVGIGTICVSQGLRIAEDEDETTLRAYVTQGNRSSIRIGSYLLAPYPDDETLFCRITGLEYAQQYHADDATEIHSRRAMRADEVDEADYKFVASVEPIAVLYDDDGELKRRMTDRVPKPQTVIRTADDTAEIKTGLKIPEDGVFLGHLSVGGEKVRTAASPPTIDYRLKDDYEAGDPLVFRHTLIAGGTGSGKTHGAKNVLRQYLADERTYPMDDGREVGTAVVQFDPQDEYAQMHDDNPELDDDFARRLEREGIDYGGHEDTTAFIPKVGSATYSAGHHRAEQVEFTIPFAMVYENPWLVAGSGLNDNQYGALVSVLLPRFRKQYGDAGTYEEFTTFLDDPALREELDESGRVHEATFDAVRRRVLGFGHVFDQDARPITDLVHEFVRPGGLTVVPTYHINDTRATEAIVLAVSSLLIDEKLSNDPAYDRIKETPLVLGMDEAHNFLTDADSVQAGKVIRKFTEAAKQGRKERLGLFLITQDPQDIHDAVFKQINTTIVLNLGDEDAIKSVNIPSNLESKVPYMEKGQMVVYSPDNSEPVELIGLSKCLTRHGRD; encoded by the coding sequence ATGACCGATCTGGGTGATTTCGGCGAATTCAACGCCGACGCAGACGCTGATTCCGGCGCGACAGGCGACCTGTCGTCCGATACGGGCGTATCTTCGTCATCCGAGACGAGTGCAGACGACTCGACAGGTACGAACGCGGGAACGAACGAGGAGTTCGAACCCACGCCCGTCGAACCGCGCGGCGAGGACGTCGGTATCGGGACGATCTGCGTCTCTCAGGGCCTTCGCATCGCCGAAGACGAGGACGAGACGACGTTGCGCGCGTACGTGACTCAGGGCAATCGATCGTCGATCCGCATCGGGAGCTACCTGCTCGCACCCTACCCCGACGACGAGACGCTGTTCTGTCGCATTACCGGCCTCGAGTACGCCCAGCAGTACCACGCCGACGACGCGACGGAGATTCACTCGCGACGCGCGATGCGGGCGGACGAGGTCGACGAAGCGGATTACAAGTTCGTCGCGTCCGTCGAACCGATCGCCGTCCTGTACGACGATGACGGGGAACTCAAACGGCGGATGACCGATCGCGTGCCCAAACCCCAGACGGTGATCCGGACGGCGGACGACACCGCGGAGATCAAGACCGGGCTGAAGATCCCCGAGGACGGCGTCTTTCTGGGCCACCTCTCGGTCGGCGGCGAGAAGGTCAGGACCGCGGCGTCGCCGCCGACGATCGATTATCGGCTCAAAGACGACTACGAGGCCGGCGATCCGCTCGTGTTCCGGCACACCCTGATCGCCGGCGGGACGGGATCGGGGAAGACCCACGGCGCGAAGAACGTCCTCCGGCAGTACCTCGCGGACGAGCGGACCTATCCGATGGACGACGGTCGCGAGGTCGGCACCGCCGTCGTCCAGTTCGACCCCCAGGACGAGTACGCCCAGATGCACGACGACAATCCGGAACTGGACGACGACTTCGCGCGGCGGCTCGAGCGAGAGGGGATCGATTACGGCGGCCACGAGGACACGACGGCGTTCATTCCGAAAGTCGGGTCGGCGACGTACTCGGCGGGACACCACCGCGCGGAACAGGTCGAGTTCACGATTCCCTTCGCGATGGTCTACGAGAACCCGTGGCTGGTCGCGGGCAGCGGGTTAAACGACAACCAGTACGGCGCGCTGGTCAGCGTGCTCTTGCCGCGATTCCGGAAGCAGTACGGCGACGCCGGTACGTACGAGGAGTTCACGACCTTCCTCGACGACCCCGCGTTGCGCGAGGAACTCGACGAGTCCGGGCGCGTCCACGAGGCGACCTTCGACGCCGTCCGCCGCCGCGTGCTCGGATTCGGTCACGTCTTCGATCAGGACGCGCGGCCGATCACGGACCTCGTCCACGAGTTCGTCCGTCCGGGCGGACTCACCGTCGTCCCCACCTACCACATCAACGACACGCGAGCGACGGAAGCGATCGTTCTCGCCGTCTCCTCGCTGCTGATCGACGAAAAGCTCTCGAACGACCCGGCCTACGACCGGATCAAGGAGACGCCGCTCGTCCTCGGCATGGACGAGGCGCACAACTTCCTGACCGACGCCGACAGCGTGCAGGCGGGCAAGGTCATCCGAAAGTTCACCGAAGCCGCCAAACAGGGCCGCAAGGAGCGACTCGGGCTCTTCCTCATCACCCAGGATCCGCAGGACATCCACGACGCCGTCTTCAAACAGATCAACACCACCATCGTGCTCAACCTCGGCGACGAGGACGCGATCAAGAGCGTCAACATCCCGAGCAACCTCGAGTCGAAGGTGCCCTACATGGAGAAGGGCCAGATGGTCGTCTACTCGCCGGATAACTCCGA
- a CDS encoding thiol-disulfide oxidoreductase DCC family protein: MGTDIPDDEPIVLFDGVCNLCHGFVQFIVPRDTEGQFYFASLQSAVGQQLLADHGLEDHDLESVVLIEGDDTYVKSAAVIRIAQLLGGVYRLLGPFRYLPRRLRDRMYDFVAAHRYRVFGQKEQCMMPTGTIQERFLE, translated from the coding sequence ATGGGAACGGACATCCCGGACGACGAACCGATCGTCCTCTTCGACGGCGTCTGCAACCTCTGTCACGGCTTCGTACAGTTTATCGTTCCCCGAGACACCGAGGGGCAGTTTTACTTCGCGTCGCTGCAGTCCGCGGTGGGCCAGCAGTTGCTGGCCGACCACGGCCTCGAGGATCACGACCTCGAGTCGGTCGTCCTGATCGAGGGCGACGACACGTACGTCAAGTCGGCGGCGGTGATCCGGATCGCGCAGTTGCTCGGCGGCGTCTACCGACTGCTCGGCCCCTTCCGATACCTCCCGCGGCGGTTGCGAGACCGGATGTACGATTTCGTCGCCGCCCACCGCTACCGGGTGTTCGGACAGAAAGAGCAGTGTATGATGCCGACCGGAACCATACAGGAGCGATTTCTCGAGTGA